One window of the Bartonella bacilliformis KC583 genome contains the following:
- the tpiA gene encoding triose-phosphate isomerase: MTSSIRPLLAGNWKMNGTSESLRELRAIASGIDSDRDRCFEALVCVPATLLSRASDILSDENIFLGGQDCHFNDSGPHTGDISACMLKEAGASHVILGHSERRTDYRESDAIVCAKVKAAWRAGLVALICIGETLEERENNTVLDVLAQQLKGSVPAGAMDHNTVIAYEPRWAIGTGKTPTSEDIAQVHGFIRKEVSHRFGDEGHKIRLLYGGSVKPSNASELLETSHVNGALIGGASLKATDFLTICNIYRKL, from the coding sequence ATGACTTCTAGTATTCGGCCTTTGCTTGCCGGAAATTGGAAAATGAATGGGACTAGCGAATCTCTTAGAGAATTACGGGCTATTGCTTCTGGTATTGATTCTGACCGAGATCGTTGCTTTGAAGCGCTTGTTTGTGTTCCAGCAACACTTTTATCACGTGCTTCTGATATATTAAGTGATGAAAATATTTTTTTAGGGGGGCAAGATTGCCATTTTAATGATAGTGGTCCTCATACTGGAGATATTTCGGCATGTATGCTTAAAGAAGCAGGAGCAAGTCATGTCATTCTTGGACATTCAGAGCGCCGTACAGATTATCGTGAAAGTGATGCAATTGTCTGTGCTAAAGTGAAAGCTGCGTGGCGGGCAGGTCTTGTGGCTCTTATTTGTATTGGTGAAACATTAGAAGAGCGTGAAAATAACACAGTGTTGGATGTGCTTGCACAGCAACTTAAAGGATCCGTGCCAGCGGGAGCAATGGATCACAATACCGTTATTGCTTATGAACCGAGATGGGCTATAGGTACAGGAAAGACACCTACTTCAGAAGATATTGCACAAGTGCATGGTTTCATTCGTAAAGAGGTCAGCCATCGTTTTGGTGATGAGGGGCACAAAATACGCTTGCTTTATGGTGGATCAGTCAAACCATCCAATGCATCTGAGCTTTTGGAGACGAGTCACGTTAATGGTGCTCTGATTGGTGGAGCAAGCTTAAAAGCAACTGATTTTTTAACTATTTGCAACATTTATCGTAAATTATAA
- the secG gene encoding preprotein translocase subunit SecG, producing the protein MQTVLIVIHFLIVIVLVGVVLIQPSEGGGLGVGGGSGFMSTRGTRNTLTRLTAILAICFFVTSIALIVVGSISNSNLDILNRIPVNSEQNSINKNASEGVPSPGNGTQPSILEQLGGASTSSQEQKGSAGSATDNPVPPPVKSLNSDSE; encoded by the coding sequence ATGCAAACAGTTCTAATTGTTATTCATTTTTTAATCGTTATTGTTTTAGTAGGGGTTGTGTTGATTCAACCTTCAGAGGGTGGTGGACTGGGTGTTGGCGGTGGTTCAGGATTTATGAGCACTCGTGGGACTAGAAATACGTTGACACGTTTAACGGCTATCTTAGCAATTTGTTTTTTTGTAACCTCTATTGCTCTTATCGTCGTTGGCAGTATATCGAACTCTAATTTGGATATTCTCAATCGTATTCCGGTTAATTCAGAACAGAATTCAATAAATAAAAATGCATCAGAAGGTGTCCCTTCACCTGGTAATGGAACTCAGCCTTCCATTCTTGAACAATTAGGTGGTGCTTCAACTTCTTCTCAAGAACAAAAAGGTTCAGCTGGTTCAGCGACTGACAATCCAGTTCCACCGCCGGTTAAAAGTCTAAATTCTGATAGTGAGTAA
- a CDS encoding CTP synthase, whose translation MARYVFITGGVVSSLGKGIAAAALAALLQARGYRVRIRKLDPYLNVDPGTMSPYQHGEVFVTDDGSETDLDLGHYERFTGRSANRHDNITTGRIYRNIIERERRGDYLGATVQVIPHVTDEIKNFITTGNEESDFVLCEIGGTVGDIEAMPFLEAIRQLHNELPRQSVVYMHLTLMPYISSAGELKTKPTQHSVKELQSVGIAPDILLVRADRPIPESERCKLSLFCNVRPSAVIQALDVSTIYDVPIAYHKEGLDSEILSAFGIDSAPEPKMDRWEDIAYRIHHPEGEVTIAIVGKYTGLKDAYKSLIEAVAHGGLANKVKVNIEWIEAEIFEKEDPALFLQKVHGILVPGAFGVRGSEGKIRAIQFARNHKIPFLGICFGMQLACIEAVRNLAGIENASSSEFCETKDSVVGLMTEWLKGDVFEKRTASGNLGGTMRLGAFIAQLKKDSHISKIYGTTSICERHRHRYEVNIHYKDILERFGFVFSGMSPDGVLPEAIEYNNHPWFIGVQYHPELKSRPFDPHPLFSSFIAATVEQSRLF comes from the coding sequence ATGGCACGTTATGTTTTTATTACTGGTGGTGTGGTTTCTTCTCTAGGAAAAGGAATTGCAGCGGCGGCTTTAGCTGCGTTATTACAGGCTCGCGGATATCGTGTGCGAATCCGCAAGCTTGATCCCTATTTAAATGTTGATCCAGGTACGATGTCACCTTATCAGCACGGTGAGGTATTTGTGACTGATGATGGTTCAGAAACAGATCTTGATCTTGGTCATTATGAGCGTTTTACTGGACGTTCTGCTAATCGCCACGATAATATTACAACAGGGCGTATTTATCGTAATATTATTGAGAGAGAACGACGAGGTGATTATTTAGGAGCAACAGTTCAGGTTATCCCTCATGTTACTGATGAAATTAAGAATTTTATTACCACAGGAAATGAAGAATCCGATTTTGTTTTATGCGAAATAGGTGGAACAGTTGGTGATATTGAAGCAATGCCTTTTCTTGAAGCGATTCGTCAGCTTCATAATGAATTGCCAAGGCAAAGCGTTGTTTATATGCATCTTACGTTGATGCCTTATATTTCCTCTGCAGGAGAATTAAAAACGAAACCAACACAACACTCTGTTAAAGAATTACAATCAGTTGGTATTGCTCCGGATATTTTGTTAGTGCGTGCGGATCGACCTATTCCAGAATCAGAGCGGTGCAAGTTATCGCTTTTTTGTAATGTTCGTCCCAGTGCAGTCATTCAGGCATTAGATGTTTCAACAATTTACGATGTTCCTATTGCCTATCATAAAGAAGGTTTGGATTCAGAAATTCTCTCTGCTTTTGGAATTGATTCAGCGCCTGAACCGAAAATGGACCGTTGGGAAGATATTGCATATCGGATTCACCATCCTGAAGGAGAGGTCACGATTGCTATTGTTGGAAAATACACAGGTTTAAAAGATGCTTATAAATCACTTATTGAGGCAGTTGCACACGGTGGTTTAGCCAATAAAGTAAAAGTGAATATTGAATGGATTGAAGCGGAGATTTTTGAAAAAGAAGATCCTGCACTTTTTTTACAAAAAGTTCATGGGATTTTAGTGCCTGGAGCTTTTGGAGTGCGTGGCTCAGAAGGTAAAATTCGAGCAATTCAGTTTGCTCGGAATCATAAAATACCTTTTTTGGGTATTTGTTTTGGAATGCAATTGGCTTGTATCGAGGCAGTGCGTAATCTTGCAGGGATTGAGAATGCTTCATCAAGTGAGTTTTGCGAAACAAAAGATTCTGTTGTTGGTTTGATGACTGAATGGCTTAAAGGAGATGTTTTTGAAAAACGCACAGCATCTGGAAATTTGGGGGGGACAATGCGTCTTGGTGCTTTTATAGCTCAATTAAAAAAAGATAGTCATATCTCCAAAATTTATGGGACAACCAGTATTTGTGAGCGGCATCGTCATCGTTATGAAGTGAATATTCATTATAAAGATATATTGGAACGATTTGGATTTGTTTTTTCTGGTATGTCTCCAGATGGTGTTCTGCCTGAGGCAATAGAATATAACAATCATCCATGGTTTATTGGTGTTCAGTATCATCCAGAATTGAAGTCACGTCCATTTGATCCGCATCCGCTTTTTTCTTCTTTCATTGCAGCTACAGTGGAACAAAGTAGGTTGTTTTAG
- the kdsA gene encoding 3-deoxy-8-phosphooctulonate synthase, translating to MSQPNVSVKVGNVVFSNKAPLSLIVGPCQIESRDHAFEMAGRIKAIADQAGIGFVYKSSYDKANRTSLSAARGIGLEKAIAIFADLKKEFGFPILTDVHTEEQCRAVSSVVDVLQIPAFLCRQTDLLVAAAKTGCVINIKKGQFLAPWDMENVLKKVTQSGNPDVMLCERGTSFGYNRLVSDMRSLPIMSSFGAPVIFDATHSVQEPGGKGDSSGGQRQFVEILARAAVAVGVAGIFLETHQDPDNAPSDGANMIEIDNLQRLIEILMNFDRLTKNELNIHA from the coding sequence ATGTCTCAACCAAATGTCTCTGTTAAGGTTGGAAATGTTGTTTTTTCTAATAAAGCACCTCTATCTTTAATTGTGGGACCTTGTCAGATAGAAAGTCGGGATCATGCTTTTGAAATGGCAGGTCGAATTAAAGCCATCGCTGATCAAGCAGGTATCGGTTTCGTTTATAAATCCAGTTACGATAAAGCTAATAGAACATCTCTAAGTGCAGCACGTGGTATTGGCCTTGAAAAAGCAATAGCTATTTTTGCTGATCTTAAGAAGGAATTTGGATTTCCAATATTGACTGATGTACATACTGAAGAACAATGCAGAGCCGTTTCTTCAGTTGTGGATGTATTACAAATACCAGCTTTTTTATGCCGTCAAACAGATCTTCTCGTAGCAGCAGCTAAAACGGGGTGTGTTATCAATATTAAAAAAGGCCAATTTTTAGCTCCTTGGGATATGGAGAATGTCTTAAAAAAAGTAACACAAAGCGGTAACCCTGATGTTATGCTTTGTGAGCGTGGCACTTCATTTGGCTATAATCGTCTTGTTTCTGATATGCGTTCATTACCAATTATGAGCTCGTTTGGTGCACCTGTTATTTTTGATGCAACACATTCTGTTCAGGAGCCAGGTGGTAAAGGGGACTCATCTGGTGGGCAACGTCAGTTTGTTGAAATATTAGCACGTGCAGCTGTTGCTGTTGGTGTTGCAGGTATTTTTCTTGAAACACATCAAGATCCTGATAATGCACCGTCTGATGGTGCTAATATGATCGAGATTGATAATTTACAGAGATTGATTGAGATTTTGATGAATTTTGATCGTTTGACGAAAAATGAATTAAATATACATGCATAG